One genomic region from Anabaena sp. PCC 7108 encodes:
- a CDS encoding caspase family protein, whose amino-acid sequence MLRVNYELRIPGAVGSITNYEYGSVNSSCSPSKNNHMQHEIIAGNAQPTSKFFALLIGIDVYLPNRLPDGSYYGSLQGCSRDINHVESFLKNTLQIPESQIFKLTASHSDTPNQLKEPAEELPTYENIIAQFQRLTDLAQSQDQVYIHYSGHGGRAATIYPELKGKYGFDESLVPTNIGNSEARYIRDLELAKILQNMVDEGLVVTIVLDSCHSGGATRGGVDAVGIRGLSSNVIDTTPRPQDSLVASTEELVQHWQNLTQGQAKARNLTATSGWLPEPQGYVLLAACRDNEYAYEYSFNGTERNGALTYWLLDSLQKLGNEVTYKVLHSRILAKVNSQFKQQTPMLQGEGDRILFSGQSTVSPSAVIVKKVDVAKNRVLLQAGEAQGLRRGVEFAIYELGTADLTQTHKRVALAKIVELDAEESWAEITQLLVKQEVIRTPIQPVPTLKEGMIQDGTYALQLSPSVKLVRKVCLLTSTDNQLSSGINITEALTAVTAAKARVEGNSWVEFLSLDEPNEEPVSYQVSVNAQGEYEILDAGGELINLRSSLPVSMPNAASSLVNRLVHLAKYQATLELDNNDPLSSLAGKLQIELCQPGENRNELLPLNTSGNYPILNVGEYVILRIRNQSFQVFNITTLAIQPDWSISQLHPKGAANFEPLDPGMETFVRIHTSLPDGYQEGVDVIKVFATVGATNFRYLELPALDQPRRGTQNLRANNPLEELLAAVASEQAPNRNLSAAAYPSDNWTMEQVHIVVRLV is encoded by the coding sequence GTGCTTCGAGTTAATTATGAATTACGTATCCCTGGAGCCGTAGGCTCTATTACGAATTACGAATACGGTTCTGTTAATTCTTCTTGTTCCCCAAGTAAAAATAATCATATGCAACATGAAATAATTGCAGGAAATGCTCAACCTACCTCCAAATTCTTCGCTCTATTAATAGGGATTGATGTTTATCTACCGAACAGATTACCTGATGGTTCTTACTACGGCAGTCTTCAGGGATGCTCGCGCGATATTAACCATGTAGAATCTTTTCTGAAAAATACCCTGCAAATACCAGAATCACAGATTTTTAAATTAACGGCTTCTCACTCGGATACTCCCAATCAGCTAAAAGAGCCTGCGGAAGAGTTACCAACCTATGAGAATATTATCGCCCAATTTCAGAGACTCACTGATTTGGCTCAATCTCAAGACCAAGTATACATTCACTATTCTGGTCACGGTGGACGTGCTGCAACAATTTATCCAGAACTTAAAGGAAAATACGGTTTTGATGAGAGCCTTGTACCCACGAATATTGGCAACTCAGAAGCTCGCTATATCCGTGACTTAGAATTAGCAAAAATCCTCCAAAATATGGTAGATGAAGGGCTAGTTGTCACAATAGTGTTAGATAGTTGTCATTCTGGAGGTGCAACAAGGGGAGGAGTAGATGCTGTTGGGATTCGCGGTTTGAGCAGTAATGTGATAGATACAACACCACGACCCCAAGATAGCCTAGTTGCATCTACTGAAGAATTAGTGCAGCATTGGCAAAACTTAACACAAGGACAAGCAAAGGCTCGTAATTTGACAGCTACCAGTGGTTGGTTACCCGAACCTCAAGGTTATGTTTTATTGGCTGCTTGTCGGGATAATGAGTATGCTTATGAGTATTCTTTCAATGGTACAGAACGCAACGGTGCATTGACCTATTGGCTATTGGACTCTCTGCAAAAACTAGGAAATGAAGTTACTTACAAGGTACTACATTCACGTATCTTGGCAAAAGTCAACAGTCAGTTTAAACAGCAAACACCTATGTTGCAAGGTGAGGGTGATCGCATTCTTTTCAGTGGTCAATCAACGGTTTCTCCGTCTGCTGTGATTGTTAAGAAAGTAGATGTAGCAAAGAATCGGGTGCTGTTGCAAGCAGGGGAAGCACAAGGTTTGCGTAGGGGTGTAGAGTTTGCTATCTACGAATTAGGCACAGCGGATTTAACCCAGACTCACAAGCGAGTTGCCCTGGCTAAAATTGTAGAATTGGATGCTGAAGAATCCTGGGCGGAAATTACTCAACTTCTAGTAAAACAAGAGGTGATTCGTACACCTATTCAGCCAGTACCTACTCTTAAAGAAGGAATGATTCAAGATGGCACTTATGCCTTACAACTCAGTCCTAGTGTAAAGCTTGTCCGCAAGGTATGCCTGTTAACCTCTACCGATAATCAACTGAGTTCAGGTATAAATATTACAGAAGCCTTAACAGCAGTCACAGCCGCAAAAGCAAGAGTAGAAGGCAATAGCTGGGTAGAATTTTTGTCTCTTGATGAACCTAATGAAGAACCTGTCAGCTACCAGGTATCTGTGAATGCACAAGGTGAGTATGAAATCCTTGATGCTGGGGGAGAATTAATTAATTTGCGATCCTCATTACCAGTAAGTATGCCAAATGCTGCCAGCAGTTTAGTCAATCGCTTGGTACATTTGGCTAAATATCAAGCTACTTTAGAGTTAGATAATAACGATCCTTTGTCTTCTTTAGCAGGCAAGTTACAAATTGAGTTATGCCAACCTGGAGAAAATCGGAATGAATTATTACCATTGAATACTTCTGGTAACTATCCAATCCTGAATGTGGGTGAATACGTTATCTTACGTATCCGTAATCAGTCTTTCCAGGTTTTCAATATTACCACCTTGGCAATTCAGCCAGATTGGAGTATTTCCCAGCTACACCCTAAAGGTGCTGCTAACTTTGAACCTTTAGATCCGGGAATGGAGACATTTGTTCGCATCCATACTAGCCTTCCAGACGGGTATCAAGAAGGTGTTGATGTTATCAAAGTGTTTGCAACTGTGGGTGCAACTAATTTCCGTTATCTAGAACTACCAGCTTTAGACCAACCCCGTAGAGGAACACAAAACTTGAGAGCAAACAACCCTCTGGAAGAATTATTGGCGGCTGTAGCTAGTGAACAAGCCCCAAATCGAAATTTGAGTGCGGCAGCTTATCCCAGTGATAATTGGACAATGGAGCAGGTGCATATTGTTGTAAGGTTGGTATAA
- a CDS encoding CHAT domain-containing protein: MSNLPSELLIRLKNILVQCEQFESDYRLMYFFKTGESLSPWYLNIPQANSLESRVDNVIAFLLDKHLRGTQENALVLLLRSLSNSINQQDERHEKLTDLAVELKTTLGSSIHTALKSILLLAANPKNTPSLRLQEEEREIRKCLRNGQVLNTSPATQARDIQKLMLSFQPQIVHFSGHGAGEKGLVFEDVSGEKTIISSEALANMLESHSRTVKCVVLNGCYSKFQAEAIAQHIDFVIGMSQDIGDRAAIAFSVGFYTALGFDRDIEESYKQGCKQIEIDYPTEHSIPVIFKKKQ; this comes from the coding sequence ATGTCTAATCTTCCTTCAGAGCTACTGATCCGATTAAAAAATATTCTAGTACAGTGCGAACAATTTGAAAGCGATTACAGACTAATGTATTTTTTTAAAACCGGGGAATCTCTGTCACCTTGGTATTTGAACATTCCCCAGGCAAATAGCCTTGAGAGCAGGGTAGACAATGTAATTGCCTTTTTACTTGATAAACATCTGAGAGGCACCCAAGAGAACGCCCTTGTCCTACTCTTACGTTCACTAAGTAATTCAATAAATCAGCAAGATGAACGCCATGAAAAACTGACAGATTTAGCAGTTGAATTGAAAACTACCCTTGGAAGTTCAATACATACTGCCTTAAAATCTATCTTATTGTTAGCTGCGAATCCCAAAAATACGCCAAGCTTACGTTTGCAAGAAGAAGAACGAGAAATTAGAAAATGTTTGCGTAATGGTCAAGTCCTCAATACAAGTCCGGCGACCCAAGCAAGAGATATTCAAAAGTTGATGCTGTCTTTTCAGCCACAGATTGTGCATTTTAGCGGTCATGGAGCAGGAGAAAAGGGATTGGTTTTTGAAGATGTTTCAGGAGAAAAAACAATAATTAGTTCTGAAGCACTAGCAAATATGCTTGAATCGCATTCAAGAACAGTGAAATGTGTTGTTCTCAATGGTTGCTACTCAAAATTTCAGGCCGAGGCGATTGCTCAACATATTGATTTTGTCATTGGTATGAGTCAAGATATTGGAGATCGTGCAGCCATTGCGTTTTCTGTCGGTTTTTATACTGCTTTAGGATTTGATAGAGATATTGAAGAATCTTATAAACAAGGTTGTAAACAAATTGAAATAGACTATCCTACAGAACACTCAATCCCAGTTATCTTTAAAAAAAAACAATAA
- a CDS encoding pyridoxine 5'-phosphate synthase yields the protein MPTLGVNIDHIATIRQARRTVEPDPVAAAVLAELAGADGITVHLREDRRHIQDRDVRILRQTVRSHLNLEMAATDEMLAIALDIKPDYVTLVPEKREEVTTEGGLDIVGQIARIGEIVDKLQNAGIPVSLFIDAESAQIEASVKVQAKFIELHTGQYAEAKDETTRQRELAVLAQGCEKAIKAGLRVNAGHGLTYWNVYPVAALPGMEELNIGHTIISRAALVGIERAVREMKQAIRGIGNRE from the coding sequence GTGCCTACACTCGGTGTAAATATTGACCATATCGCAACTATTCGTCAAGCCAGACGGACTGTAGAACCTGATCCTGTAGCGGCTGCGGTATTAGCAGAATTAGCAGGTGCAGATGGAATTACCGTACATTTACGGGAAGATAGAAGACATATTCAAGACAGAGATGTGCGAATTTTAAGGCAAACAGTGCGATCGCACTTAAACTTAGAAATGGCGGCAACCGATGAAATGTTAGCGATCGCTCTCGACATCAAACCCGATTATGTCACCTTAGTACCCGAAAAACGCGAAGAAGTCACCACAGAAGGCGGTTTGGATATTGTCGGGCAAATTGCTAGAATAGGTGAGATAGTTGATAAACTGCAAAATGCTGGCATTCCCGTGAGTCTGTTTATTGATGCCGAATCAGCACAAATTGAAGCTTCTGTCAAGGTGCAAGCTAAGTTTATTGAACTGCACACTGGACAGTATGCAGAGGCTAAAGATGAAACAACACGCCAGCGGGAATTAGCTGTATTGGCTCAAGGCTGTGAAAAAGCGATTAAAGCTGGGTTGCGAGTAAATGCTGGACACGGACTCACATACTGGAATGTTTACCCTGTGGCGGCGCTTCCAGGCATGGAAGAACTAAACATTGGTCATACTATTATCAGTCGAGCAGCTTTAGTAGGTATAGAAAGAGCCGTCCGCGAAATGAAACAAGCAATCAGGGGAATAGGGAATAGGGAATAG
- a CDS encoding MgPME-cyclase complex family protein, translated as MQTYYYVLASQHFLLEEEPIHEVLKERTRHYHEQEKQIDFWLVKQPAFLEAPELAKIKASCPKPYAAIISTNSQFITWLKLRLEYVITGEFQAPSATIPDALASLTTVS; from the coding sequence ATGCAAACATACTATTACGTTTTGGCTAGTCAACACTTTCTGCTCGAAGAAGAACCAATACACGAAGTTTTGAAGGAACGCACCCGTCATTACCACGAACAAGAAAAGCAAATTGATTTTTGGTTAGTCAAACAACCAGCTTTTTTAGAAGCACCTGAACTGGCAAAAATAAAAGCAAGTTGTCCTAAGCCTTATGCAGCAATTATTTCCACCAACTCCCAATTTATTACTTGGTTGAAATTGCGGTTAGAATATGTGATTACTGGGGAATTTCAAGCCCCTTCAGCAACAATCCCTGATGCTTTAGCTTCGTTGACTACAGTTTCATAA
- a CDS encoding divergent PAP2 family protein, which translates to MQDIGDIFNNRVLLVALVACFVAQALKLIVELVKNRKLNVRVLVTTGGMPSAHSALVTALAAGVGHTIGWASPEFALATVFAIIVMYDAAGVRQAAGKQARILNQMIDELFEEKPDFSQDRLKELLGHTPVQVIAGSALGITIYWLARTAY; encoded by the coding sequence ATGCAGGACATAGGCGACATTTTCAACAACCGGGTGCTGCTGGTTGCTCTTGTAGCTTGTTTTGTTGCTCAAGCATTAAAACTCATTGTTGAGTTAGTCAAAAATCGCAAACTGAATGTGCGTGTTTTAGTGACAACCGGCGGAATGCCCAGCGCCCATTCAGCTTTGGTGACAGCCCTAGCAGCTGGTGTTGGTCACACTATCGGTTGGGCATCTCCTGAATTTGCCTTAGCTACTGTTTTTGCCATCATTGTCATGTATGACGCAGCTGGAGTTCGTCAAGCTGCCGGTAAGCAAGCTCGAATACTCAATCAAATGATTGATGAGTTATTTGAGGAAAAACCAGATTTTAGCCAAGACAGGCTCAAGGAACTACTTGGACATACTCCCGTTCAAGTCATAGCTGGTTCTGCTTTGGGTATAACTATTTATTGGTTGGCTAGGACTGCTTATTAA
- the crtE gene encoding geranylgeranyl diphosphate synthase CrtE, translating into MVATDNFQKTAEAARFNLVAYLKERQKLCETALDLAIPVVYPEKIYEAMRYSLLAGGKRVRPILCLATCEMIGGTIEMAMPTACAVEMIHTMSLIHDDLPAMDNDDYRRGKLTNHKVYGEDIAILAGDGLLALAFEFVATQTPQNVPRDQVLQVIARLGRALGAAGLVGGQVVDLDSEGKSDISLETLNFIHNHKTAALLEACVVCGGILAGASPENIQKLTRYSQNIGLAFQIIDDILDITATQEQLGKTAGKDLTAEKVTYPSLWGIEESRSKAQQLVESACTELASFGEKAVPLQAIAHYIVSRNN; encoded by the coding sequence ATGGTAGCAACGGATAACTTTCAAAAAACAGCAGAAGCGGCCAGGTTTAACCTCGTAGCTTATCTCAAAGAACGACAAAAGCTGTGTGAAACTGCCCTAGATTTGGCAATTCCTGTCGTTTACCCAGAAAAGATTTACGAAGCAATGCGCTACTCCCTCTTAGCAGGTGGTAAGCGCGTCCGTCCCATTCTTTGTCTGGCTACCTGTGAAATGATCGGCGGTACAATCGAAATGGCCATGCCTACAGCTTGTGCTGTGGAAATGATCCACACTATGTCGCTGATTCATGACGATTTGCCAGCAATGGATAATGACGACTATCGTCGCGGTAAATTGACAAATCACAAGGTCTACGGCGAAGATATTGCGATTTTGGCAGGGGATGGCTTATTAGCCTTAGCTTTTGAATTTGTCGCCACCCAAACACCCCAGAATGTCCCTAGAGACCAAGTTTTGCAGGTGATTGCTCGTCTCGGTAGGGCGCTGGGAGCGGCTGGTTTGGTTGGCGGTCAAGTGGTAGATTTAGATTCAGAAGGTAAGTCAGATATTTCCCTGGAAACTCTGAATTTTATTCATAACCATAAAACTGCTGCCCTGTTAGAAGCTTGTGTCGTTTGTGGCGGAATTTTGGCCGGGGCATCACCTGAAAATATCCAAAAATTAACTCGTTATTCTCAAAATATTGGCCTGGCTTTCCAAATTATTGATGATATTCTGGATATCACTGCTACCCAAGAGCAACTAGGTAAAACCGCAGGTAAAGACTTAACAGCCGAAAAAGTCACCTATCCCAGCCTGTGGGGAATTGAGGAATCACGTTCTAAAGCACAACAACTAGTTGAGTCGGCTTGTACAGAATTGGCATCCTTTGGAGAAAAAGCCGTACCTCTCCAAGCGATCGCTCATTATATAGTTAGTCGTAATAACTAG
- the folD gene encoding bifunctional methylenetetrahydrofolate dehydrogenase/methenyltetrahydrofolate cyclohydrolase FolD, whose amino-acid sequence METKTAKLLDGKALAEKIYKELAATIAELKPKIGRPPGLAVLMVGDNPASAAYVRNKKKACAKLGITSFGKDFPSNITFTELEAVIAQLNQDEQVDGILVQLPLPGHLDSIALLHQIEPDKDVDGLHPVNLGRLVRGEAGLRSCTPAGVMRLLEEYQISLEGKQAVVVGRSILVGKPMALMLLEANATVTIAHSRSQDLKTITQNADILIAAAGLPGLITADMVKPGAVVVDVGINRVTDSSGKSHLVGDIDFAETAKVAEYLTPVPGGIGPMTVAMLLQNTVSSYLRATNHE is encoded by the coding sequence ATGGAAACAAAAACTGCCAAACTGCTCGATGGTAAAGCATTAGCAGAAAAAATTTACAAAGAACTAGCTGCGACTATTGCAGAATTAAAACCCAAAATCGGTCGTCCCCCAGGTTTAGCAGTGCTAATGGTTGGTGATAATCCAGCCTCAGCAGCTTATGTCCGCAACAAAAAAAAAGCCTGTGCGAAATTGGGTATTACCTCCTTTGGTAAAGATTTTCCCTCCAACATTACCTTCACAGAACTAGAAGCGGTAATAGCACAACTTAACCAAGATGAACAGGTGGATGGAATTCTGGTACAGTTACCTTTACCTGGTCATTTAGATAGCATCGCTCTTTTACATCAAATAGAACCAGACAAAGACGTAGACGGACTACACCCGGTTAACTTAGGACGACTGGTGCGAGGAGAAGCAGGTTTACGCAGTTGTACCCCCGCTGGTGTCATGCGACTACTGGAAGAATATCAAATTTCTCTGGAGGGAAAACAGGCAGTAGTGGTAGGACGGAGTATTTTGGTAGGTAAGCCCATGGCCTTGATGCTATTAGAGGCTAATGCTACAGTTACTATCGCTCATTCGCGATCGCAAGACTTAAAAACTATCACCCAAAATGCTGATATTCTCATTGCAGCAGCAGGCCTTCCCGGACTAATCACTGCTGATATGGTGAAACCGGGCGCTGTTGTGGTAGATGTGGGGATAAATCGTGTCACTGATAGCAGTGGCAAAAGTCATTTAGTCGGTGATATAGACTTTGCCGAAACTGCTAAGGTGGCAGAATACCTCACCCCAGTCCCTGGTGGCATTGGACCGATGACCGTGGCTATGTTATTGCAAAATACAGTATCTAGCTATTTACGAGCGACAAACCATGAATGA
- a CDS encoding NUDIX hydrolase, translating to MSNQVAHVAIAILYQNGKCLMQLRDNIPGIKFPGSWGLFGGHIESGETPEIALVREVIEEIGYELPCFTEFGIYRDETVIRHVFQAPLLVGLDQLVLHEGWDMGLLTPEDIHRGSCYSSIAGEVRPFGDIHQRIMLDFINKISPSNN from the coding sequence ATGAGTAATCAAGTAGCCCATGTAGCGATCGCTATTCTCTACCAAAACGGCAAATGTCTCATGCAATTGCGAGACAATATCCCCGGTATTAAATTTCCTGGCTCTTGGGGGCTGTTTGGCGGACATATCGAATCAGGTGAAACCCCAGAGATAGCCCTTGTGCGAGAAGTCATTGAAGAAATTGGTTATGAGTTACCTTGTTTTACAGAATTTGGTATCTATCGTGATGAAACAGTAATTCGCCATGTTTTTCAAGCCCCATTATTAGTGGGATTAGATCAATTAGTTCTACATGAAGGCTGGGATATGGGTTTATTGACACCAGAAGATATTCATCGGGGTAGTTGTTATTCATCCATAGCAGGTGAAGTGCGGCCATTTGGAGATATACACCAACGTATTATGCTGGATTTTATTAACAAAATTTCTCCCTCAAACAATTAA
- a CDS encoding AI-2E family transporter: METVNKLPRWLSVGLAFPVAILNGWLLIQVVQYFQPLVSLVASAILLAFVLDYPIKFFYKRGVPRNLAIVGVLLLAVVILGAVGVILVPLIFAQLNELVNIFPAWIDSGNQQLAAFLNWAATQQLPVNVSGLAAQLLERISNQFQSFTGKILGFAFDTIGVFVNIILSVVLTIYLILNGENLWNGIYQWFPSHIATKVRELLREDFQNYFIGQATLGAILAVTVTLAFVALRVPLALLFGIAIGFFSLFPFGTGIGIGIVSLLVALENFWEGVEVAAIAVTIDQINSNIVAPRILGNLTGLNPVWVVISLLLGAKLGGVLGLLVAIPIASFIKDIADSWRVGELRKVEALIETQRGAEVNAEVR, from the coding sequence ATGGAAACAGTCAACAAACTACCGCGCTGGTTAAGTGTGGGATTAGCCTTTCCCGTTGCTATTCTTAACGGTTGGTTATTAATTCAAGTTGTCCAGTATTTTCAACCTTTAGTAAGTTTAGTTGCTAGTGCTATTTTACTAGCTTTTGTATTAGATTATCCGATTAAATTTTTCTATAAACGTGGCGTACCTCGCAACTTAGCAATTGTGGGAGTATTATTATTAGCTGTAGTTATTTTAGGGGCTGTAGGAGTTATCTTAGTGCCGCTAATTTTCGCACAGCTTAATGAATTAGTTAATATTTTTCCTGCTTGGATAGATTCTGGTAATCAACAATTAGCAGCTTTCCTTAATTGGGCAGCTACACAGCAATTACCTGTAAATGTAAGTGGTTTAGCTGCTCAATTATTAGAAAGAATTTCTAATCAATTTCAGTCTTTTACTGGCAAAATTCTAGGTTTTGCTTTTGATACTATTGGTGTTTTTGTTAATATTATTCTCTCCGTAGTATTAACTATTTATCTAATATTAAATGGTGAAAATTTGTGGAATGGAATTTATCAATGGTTTCCGTCCCATATTGCTACAAAAGTCAGGGAATTACTGCGTGAAGATTTCCAAAATTATTTTATCGGACAAGCTACATTAGGTGCTATTTTAGCGGTGACGGTGACATTAGCATTTGTGGCGCTGCGAGTTCCTTTAGCTTTGCTGTTTGGAATTGCTATTGGATTTTTCTCTCTTTTCCCTTTTGGGACAGGGATTGGTATTGGTATTGTTAGTTTGTTGGTAGCTTTAGAAAACTTTTGGGAAGGTGTAGAAGTTGCAGCTATAGCGGTGACAATTGACCAAATTAATTCTAATATTGTGGCACCAAGGATTTTAGGAAATTTGACAGGTTTAAATCCTGTTTGGGTAGTGATTTCTTTGTTGTTAGGTGCGAAGTTGGGCGGCGTTTTGGGTTTGTTGGTGGCTATTCCTATCGCTAGTTTTATTAAGGATATTGCTGATAGTTGGCGGGTGGGTGAGTTGAGGAAGGTTGAGGCATTAATTGAAACGCAGAGGGGCGCAGAGGTTAACGCGGAGGTTCGCTGA
- a CDS encoding ion transporter, which translates to MLLNREKIEFYLTDLETTIGKTINLTIVTLVLLSSGIFVAETYNISDDAHLELRALDTCILIIFAVEYLLRLWSAEKKIKYIFSFYSIIDLIAILPSFIGLVDISFIRLLRWFRILRLIRFIDTKFLFGSISSEDGVIFARILFTLFAIVFVYSGLIYQVEHSVNPQNFGTFLDAFYFSVVTMTTVGFGDVIPVSELGRLLTVLMILTGVALIPWQVGDLIKRLVKTANQVETICSGCSLAFHDADAVFCRRCGTKLPKNDQNNVM; encoded by the coding sequence ATGTTACTAAATCGAGAAAAAATCGAATTTTACTTAACAGACCTAGAAACAACTATTGGTAAAACAATTAATTTAACAATTGTAACTCTAGTCTTATTATCATCAGGAATTTTTGTGGCAGAAACCTATAATATTTCTGATGATGCTCACTTAGAGTTAAGAGCATTAGATACCTGCATATTAATAATTTTTGCTGTCGAATATTTACTACGTTTATGGAGTGCGGAAAAAAAAATAAAGTATATTTTTAGTTTTTATTCAATTATTGATCTAATAGCTATTTTACCCTCTTTTATAGGATTAGTAGATATTAGCTTTATTCGCCTGTTACGCTGGTTTAGGATTTTGCGATTAATTAGATTTATAGATACAAAATTTTTATTTGGGAGTATCAGTAGCGAAGATGGGGTAATTTTTGCGCGGATATTATTTACTTTATTTGCCATAGTTTTTGTTTATTCTGGCTTAATTTATCAAGTTGAACATTCAGTCAACCCACAAAATTTCGGCACTTTTTTAGATGCCTTTTATTTTTCAGTTGTGACGATGACAACTGTAGGCTTTGGTGATGTCATACCCGTTTCCGAATTAGGTCGTTTACTCACGGTTTTGATGATTCTCACAGGAGTAGCGCTGATTCCTTGGCAAGTGGGAGATTTAATTAAGCGGTTAGTAAAAACTGCCAATCAGGTAGAAACTATTTGTTCAGGTTGTAGTTTAGCTTTTCATGATGCAGATGCAGTTTTTTGTAGGAGGTGCGGAACTAAATTACCAAAAAATGACCAAAATAATGTTATGTAA